The following coding sequences are from one Rutidosis leptorrhynchoides isolate AG116_Rl617_1_P2 chromosome 11, CSIRO_AGI_Rlap_v1, whole genome shotgun sequence window:
- the LOC139874972 gene encoding probable receptor-like protein kinase At2g23200 has translation MSQKSIKIALDDIKSATQNFAETYQIGSVRYGKVYRAELYLFDENIFMETEENNPEEMYRMQSIVAIKHILYDEKDAEKGQDEKDIEKGQDELVFSLEIEMPRRYEHPKIVSLTGFSEEYVKMLRKFEHPNIVAFLGYCKENSEFILVYEFNPNGSLNDYLKSTKKEFYLNWVQRIRICVDIAQGLNYLQRCFMDEERKVYHDIKSANIFLGKNWEAKISDFGLSKYHHVNQLECTASTYTIASSEVYLDPEYLRTGKFEKKSDIYSLGVVFFEILSGRLAYDQIFLNENIKGIAAIAQKCFNEGTLEKIIDPKLFEETEELFFGLKIGVNQESLEVFAKIAFRCLTKSQDRPPTIKVIIKELQDALHIQVSHYFKNLLQIFPNCMRNSNLYYQFGGFSSLNIGLRNLYLTL, from the coding sequence ATGTCACAGAAAAGCATCAAGATTGCACTAGATGACATTAAGTCAGCGACACAGAATTTTGCAGAAACGTACCAAATAGGATCTGTCAGATATGGTAAGGTGTATAGAGCAGAACTCTACCTTTTTGATGAAAATATCTTTATGGAAACAGAAGAAAATAATCCAGAGGAAATGTATAGGATGCAAAGTATTGTAGCTATAAAACACATCTTATATGATGAGAAAGATGCTGAAAAGGGGCAGGATGAGAAAGATATTGAAAAGGGGCAAGACGAGCTAGTGTTCTCTCTAGAAATTGAAATGCCTCGTAGATACGAGCATCCCAAAATAGTTTCACTTACTGGCTTTTCTGAAGAATATGTTAAAATGCTTCGTAAATTCGAGCATCCCAACATAGTTGCATTTCTCGGCTATTGCAAAGAAAATTCAGAATTCATCCTTGTCTATGAGTTTAATCCAAATGGTAGCCTGAATGATTATTTGAAAAGCACCAAAAAAGAATTTTATCTTAATTGGGTTCAACGGATTAGAATATGTGTTGACATTGCACAAGGGTTAAATTATCTTCAAAGATGCTTCATGGATGAAGAGAGGAAAGTTTATCATGATATCAAAAGTGCCAACATATTTTTGGGCAAGAATTGGGAGGCCAAAATTTCTGACTTTGGACTGTCCAAATATCACCATGTGAATCAATTGGAATGTACTGCGAGTACATATACTATTGCAAGTAGTGAGGTATACTTGGATCCTGAATATTTGAGGACGGgtaaatttgaaaaaaaatcagACATATACTCTTTAGGAGTCGTGTTTTTTGAAATACTGTCTGGGAGATTGGCATATGACCAAATTTTTCTCAATGAAAATATCAAAGGGATTGCAGCAATCGCACAGAAGTGCTTTAACGAAGGAACGTTAGAGAAAATAATAGATCCTAAATTATTCGAAGAAacagaggaactcttctttgggctGAAGATAGGAGTCAATCAAGAGTCGTTAGAAGTATTTGCTAAAATtgcatttagatgtttgactaaaagtcaagacAGACCTCCAACAATCAAAGTCATCATTAAAGAACTTCAAGATGCATTACACATTCAAGTAAGTCACTACTTCAAAAATCTGCTACAAATTTTCCCTAATTGCATGCGTAATTCTAATCTGTACTACCAATTTGGAGGTTTTTCATCTTTAAATATTGGTTTACGAAATTTGTACTTGACACTATAA
- the LOC139874971 gene encoding receptor-like protein kinase THESEUS 1, producing the protein MPSLLRKLEDLLNPYKGFFIKYNDILDATNHFHTTNIIQQVEKYNHVYRGKLIRFGTRINVIVEKRLNMTAEELLKLVSMISRFKHKNIATFVGFSYSLDLVYDAIADNCIAYIVSDGEVKESLSQSQNIVHVFSSSYNNFDYVYYKLTCSQRIQICMDAARALSYIHDCDAIHGDFRSTSVLLTEDLEVKVVCLVIIPENSTFSHYTDLDFSVTQKSDVYSFGVVLKDLFCQQYLNPSRSGNTANFRFYFDDDIREQLHSQAFLILSETIDRCLNAQHQRRPNMDETVKLLDKALFLQRRHENPVRQSF; encoded by the coding sequence ATGCCGTCTTTATTGAGAAAACTAGAAGATTTACTAAACCCGTATAAGGGCTTTTTTATCAAGTATAACGATATATTAGATGCAACCAACCACTTTCACACGACAAATATAATTCAGCAAGTGGAAAAATATAATCATGTCTACAGAGGAAAACtaattcggtttggcacaaggatCAATGTTATTGTAGAAAAGAGGTTAAATATGACTGCAGAGGAGCTTTTAAAACTGGTCTCAATGATTTCTCGTTTTAAGCATAAAAATATTGCCACTTTTGTTGGGTTTTCTTATTCTTTAGACCTCGTCTACGATGCAATCGCCGACAATTGCATCGCCTACATCGTTTCCGATGGTGAAGTTAAAGAAAGTCTCAGCCAAAGCCAAAATATCGTACATGTTTTCAGTTCCAGCTATAATAATTTTGACTACGTCTATTATAAACTCACATGTTCCCAAAGAATACAAATATGTATGGATGCTGCCCGTGCCTTGAGTTACATCCATGATTGTGATGCCATACACGGTGATTTCAGGAGCACTAGCGTTCTTTTAACAGAAGATTTGGAGGTTAAGGTTGTGTGTTTGGTTATAATCCCTGAAAATTCGACCTTTTCCCATTACACTGATCTAGATTTTAGTGTGACACAGAAATCTGACGTGTATTCTTTCGGTGTGGTTTTGAAAGACTTGTTTTGTCAGCAGTATCTAAATCCTTCACGCAGTGGGAATACTGCAAATTTCAGATTTTACTTTGATGATGATATACGCGAACAATTGCATTCACAAGCATTTCTCATTTTGTCTGAAACGATTGATAGATGCTTGAATGCGCAACATCAGCGGCGCCCAAATATGGATGAAACTGTAAAACTACTTGATAAAGCGTTATTTCTACAAAGGAGGCATGAAAATCCGGTTAGACAATCCTTTTGA